A single region of the Vidua macroura isolate BioBank_ID:100142 chromosome 12, ASM2450914v1, whole genome shotgun sequence genome encodes:
- the AEN gene encoding apoptosis-enhancing nuclease isoform X3: MCARRLPGRTRVSRAGSAGMPPGKGQMTPLLPAPQVSAPTLQGTHGGCAQAPKGPGSPQGRSKKRSRKHQRFMARRAVLEQKGLLSPHTQPGSESPEAGLKALTELTEANGTTAPRCDKVPKPKQTVSSSLSPSPDSIARHHSMLLSQGNGSSKRVRTSSLVLRPGKYVAIDCEMVGTGPQGKVSELARCSVVNYEGDVVYDKYVQPELPIVDYRTRWSGITKQHMKNAIPFKAAQAEILKILKDKIVVGHAIHNDFQALKYFHPKDRTRDTSQSPALKKRAGLPIRANVSLKNLARHLLHKKIQVGCRGHSSVEDAQTAMELYRLVEVQWEQELAHSLPPRPPSPVTDPAADSSQYLDDQYWPTDLMASSL, from the exons ATGTGCGCGCGGCGGCTTCCGGGCCGGACACGTGTGAGCCGCGCCGGGAGCG CAGGAATGCCACCAGGCAAAGGACAGATGACCCCGCTGCTGCCCGCCCCCCAGGTCTCCGCGCCCACCCTGCAGGGCACCCATGGGGGCTGCGCTCAGGCCCCGAAGGGTCCCGGCTCGCCGCAGGGTCGCAGCAAGAAGAGGAGCCGTAAGCACCAGCGGTTCATGGCGCGccgggcagtgctggagcagaaggGGCTGCTGAGCCCCCACACGCAGCCGGGCAGTGAGAGCCCCGAGGCGGGGCTGAAGGCACTCACTGAACTCACCGAGGCAAATGGCACCACGGCACCACGCTGTGACAAGGTCCCCAAGCCCAAACAGACTGTGTCCTCATCCCTGTCTCCATCTCCAGACAGCATAGCCAGGCACCACTCcatgctgctgtcccaggggaATGGCAGCTCCAAGAGGGTGCGAACGTCCTCCCTGGTCCTGCGGCCGGGCAAGTACGTGGCCATTGACTGTGAGATGGTGGGCACCGGTCCTCAGGGTAAGGTGAGCGAGCTGGCACGGTGCTCCGTGGTGAACTACGAGGGGGACGTCGTCTACGACAAGTACGTCCAGCCCGAGCTCCCCATCGTGGACTACCGGACGCGCTGGAGTGGCATCACCAAGCAGCACATGAAGAATGCAATTCCCTTCAAGGCTGCCCAGGCTGAg ATCCTGAAGATCTTGAAAGACAAGATTGTGGTAGGGCACGCCATCCACAATGACTTCCAAGCCCTGAAGTACTTCCACCCGAAAGACAGGACTCGAGACACCAGCCAGAGCCCTGCGCTGAAGaagagggcagggctgcccaTCAGAGCCAATGTCTCCCTCAAGAACTTGGCCAGGCATCTGCTCCATAAAAAGATCCAG GTGGGCTGCAGAGGACACTCATCGGTGGAGGACGCCCAGACAGCCATGGAGCTGTACAGACTGGTGGAGgtgcagtgggagcaggagctggcccACAGCctgcccccccggccccccagCCCCGTCACAGACCCCGCTGCAGACAGCAGCCAGTACCTGGATGACCAGTACTGGCCCACAGACCTGATGGCAAGCAGCCTGTGA
- the AEN gene encoding apoptosis-enhancing nuclease isoform X1, whose protein sequence is MCARRLPGRTRVSRAGSGMPPGKGQMTPLLPAPQVSAPTLQGTHGGCAQAPKGPGSPQGRSKKRSRKHQRFMARRAVLEQKGLLSPHTQPGSESPEAGLKALTELTEANGTTAPRCDKVPKPKQTVSSSLSPSPDSIARHHSMLLSQGNGSSKRVRTSSLVLRPGKYVAIDCEMVGTGPQGKVSELARCSVVNYEGDVVYDKYVQPELPIVDYRTRWSGITKQHMKNAIPFKAAQAEILKILKDKIVVGHAIHNDFQALKYFHPKDRTRDTSQSPALKKRAGLPIRANVSLKNLARHLLHKKIQVGCRGHSSVEDAQTAMELYRLVEVQWEQELAHSLPPRPPSPVTDPAADSSQYLDDQYWPTDLMASSL, encoded by the exons ATGTGCGCGCGGCGGCTTCCGGGCCGGACACGTGTGAGCCGCGCCGGGAGCG GAATGCCACCAGGCAAAGGACAGATGACCCCGCTGCTGCCCGCCCCCCAGGTCTCCGCGCCCACCCTGCAGGGCACCCATGGGGGCTGCGCTCAGGCCCCGAAGGGTCCCGGCTCGCCGCAGGGTCGCAGCAAGAAGAGGAGCCGTAAGCACCAGCGGTTCATGGCGCGccgggcagtgctggagcagaaggGGCTGCTGAGCCCCCACACGCAGCCGGGCAGTGAGAGCCCCGAGGCGGGGCTGAAGGCACTCACTGAACTCACCGAGGCAAATGGCACCACGGCACCACGCTGTGACAAGGTCCCCAAGCCCAAACAGACTGTGTCCTCATCCCTGTCTCCATCTCCAGACAGCATAGCCAGGCACCACTCcatgctgctgtcccaggggaATGGCAGCTCCAAGAGGGTGCGAACGTCCTCCCTGGTCCTGCGGCCGGGCAAGTACGTGGCCATTGACTGTGAGATGGTGGGCACCGGTCCTCAGGGTAAGGTGAGCGAGCTGGCACGGTGCTCCGTGGTGAACTACGAGGGGGACGTCGTCTACGACAAGTACGTCCAGCCCGAGCTCCCCATCGTGGACTACCGGACGCGCTGGAGTGGCATCACCAAGCAGCACATGAAGAATGCAATTCCCTTCAAGGCTGCCCAGGCTGAg ATCCTGAAGATCTTGAAAGACAAGATTGTGGTAGGGCACGCCATCCACAATGACTTCCAAGCCCTGAAGTACTTCCACCCGAAAGACAGGACTCGAGACACCAGCCAGAGCCCTGCGCTGAAGaagagggcagggctgcccaTCAGAGCCAATGTCTCCCTCAAGAACTTGGCCAGGCATCTGCTCCATAAAAAGATCCAG GTGGGCTGCAGAGGACACTCATCGGTGGAGGACGCCCAGACAGCCATGGAGCTGTACAGACTGGTGGAGgtgcagtgggagcaggagctggcccACAGCctgcccccccggccccccagCCCCGTCACAGACCCCGCTGCAGACAGCAGCCAGTACCTGGATGACCAGTACTGGCCCACAGACCTGATGGCAAGCAGCCTGTGA
- the AEN gene encoding apoptosis-enhancing nuclease isoform X2 has translation MPPGKGQMTPLLPAPQVSAPTLQGTHGGCAQAPKGPGSPQGRSKKRSRKHQRFMARRAVLEQKGLLSPHTQPGSESPEAGLKALTELTEANGTTAPRCDKVPKPKQTVSSSLSPSPDSIARHHSMLLSQGNGSSKRVRTSSLVLRPGKYVAIDCEMVGTGPQGKVSELARCSVVNYEGDVVYDKYVQPELPIVDYRTRWSGITKQHMKNAIPFKAAQAEILKILKDKIVVGHAIHNDFQALKYFHPKDRTRDTSQSPALKKRAGLPIRANVSLKNLARHLLHKKIQVGCRGHSSVEDAQTAMELYRLVEVQWEQELAHSLPPRPPSPVTDPAADSSQYLDDQYWPTDLMASSL, from the exons ATGCCACCAGGCAAAGGACAGATGACCCCGCTGCTGCCCGCCCCCCAGGTCTCCGCGCCCACCCTGCAGGGCACCCATGGGGGCTGCGCTCAGGCCCCGAAGGGTCCCGGCTCGCCGCAGGGTCGCAGCAAGAAGAGGAGCCGTAAGCACCAGCGGTTCATGGCGCGccgggcagtgctggagcagaaggGGCTGCTGAGCCCCCACACGCAGCCGGGCAGTGAGAGCCCCGAGGCGGGGCTGAAGGCACTCACTGAACTCACCGAGGCAAATGGCACCACGGCACCACGCTGTGACAAGGTCCCCAAGCCCAAACAGACTGTGTCCTCATCCCTGTCTCCATCTCCAGACAGCATAGCCAGGCACCACTCcatgctgctgtcccaggggaATGGCAGCTCCAAGAGGGTGCGAACGTCCTCCCTGGTCCTGCGGCCGGGCAAGTACGTGGCCATTGACTGTGAGATGGTGGGCACCGGTCCTCAGGGTAAGGTGAGCGAGCTGGCACGGTGCTCCGTGGTGAACTACGAGGGGGACGTCGTCTACGACAAGTACGTCCAGCCCGAGCTCCCCATCGTGGACTACCGGACGCGCTGGAGTGGCATCACCAAGCAGCACATGAAGAATGCAATTCCCTTCAAGGCTGCCCAGGCTGAg ATCCTGAAGATCTTGAAAGACAAGATTGTGGTAGGGCACGCCATCCACAATGACTTCCAAGCCCTGAAGTACTTCCACCCGAAAGACAGGACTCGAGACACCAGCCAGAGCCCTGCGCTGAAGaagagggcagggctgcccaTCAGAGCCAATGTCTCCCTCAAGAACTTGGCCAGGCATCTGCTCCATAAAAAGATCCAG GTGGGCTGCAGAGGACACTCATCGGTGGAGGACGCCCAGACAGCCATGGAGCTGTACAGACTGGTGGAGgtgcagtgggagcaggagctggcccACAGCctgcccccccggccccccagCCCCGTCACAGACCCCGCTGCAGACAGCAGCCAGTACCTGGATGACCAGTACTGGCCCACAGACCTGATGGCAAGCAGCCTGTGA